The following are encoded together in the Kribbella sp. CA-293567 genome:
- a CDS encoding MFS transporter translates to MSSPPSSGLPPQVRRLVAATLVNTFGNGVYAAVGALYLTRIAGLSVAEVGLGLTIAGLAGLLVSTPLGVVADRLGPNRAYVAFLLLQAVTMTALTQVLAFPLYVAVAAVTAVADAGQRGAKGALIAGLAPSDQRVRTRAMLRVTTNIGMGVGMGLAGIVLAVDRREVYLIALLTNAATFLLTAAIVQWGMPRLPAVPSATGPSGFTALKDRPFLVFVGLDGLLSMHNAMARIAIPLWVATATDAPAWLISVLLVTNSVAVILLQIRVARGTEQLAGAARAGRRAGLLLALACGVLAVTDVTSGAVTIALLVTAAVVHVLGEMLQSAGGWGISFELAPPGAQGQYQGAYAMGHQFGDLLAPFVLTVVAVSWGWPGWLLTATIFLLAGAFVPVVVRWSQRSDSDGPQQVAKLAGSGEAGPVAADRAG, encoded by the coding sequence ATGAGTTCTCCGCCTTCATCGGGCCTGCCGCCGCAGGTCCGCCGGCTCGTCGCCGCCACCTTGGTCAACACCTTCGGCAACGGCGTGTACGCCGCCGTCGGCGCCCTGTACCTCACCCGCATCGCGGGCCTCTCCGTTGCCGAGGTCGGGCTGGGCCTGACCATCGCCGGACTGGCCGGCCTGCTCGTGAGTACGCCGCTCGGAGTGGTCGCCGATCGCCTCGGCCCCAACCGCGCGTACGTCGCCTTCCTGCTGCTCCAGGCCGTCACCATGACCGCACTGACCCAGGTGCTCGCCTTTCCCCTGTACGTCGCCGTCGCGGCGGTGACCGCGGTCGCGGACGCCGGCCAGCGAGGCGCGAAGGGCGCTCTGATCGCCGGCCTGGCTCCGTCCGACCAGCGGGTCCGGACCCGGGCGATGCTGCGGGTGACGACGAACATCGGGATGGGCGTCGGAATGGGCCTGGCCGGGATCGTGCTCGCGGTCGACCGGCGCGAGGTCTACCTGATCGCGCTGCTCACCAACGCCGCGACGTTCCTGCTCACGGCCGCGATCGTGCAGTGGGGAATGCCCAGGCTGCCCGCGGTCCCGTCCGCGACCGGCCCGTCGGGGTTCACCGCGCTGAAGGACCGGCCGTTCCTGGTCTTCGTCGGGCTCGACGGTCTGCTCAGCATGCACAACGCGATGGCCCGGATCGCCATCCCGCTCTGGGTGGCGACCGCCACCGACGCTCCTGCCTGGCTGATCTCGGTCCTGCTGGTGACGAACTCGGTCGCGGTGATCCTGCTGCAGATCAGAGTTGCCCGCGGCACCGAACAGCTGGCCGGCGCCGCGCGGGCGGGTCGTCGCGCCGGGCTGCTGCTCGCTCTGGCCTGCGGCGTCCTCGCGGTGACGGACGTGACCTCGGGTGCGGTGACGATCGCTCTGCTCGTGACCGCCGCGGTCGTCCACGTCCTGGGGGAGATGCTGCAGTCGGCGGGGGGCTGGGGGATCAGCTTCGAGCTGGCGCCGCCGGGCGCCCAAGGTCAGTACCAGGGGGCCTATGCGATGGGCCACCAGTTCGGTGACCTGCTCGCGCCGTTCGTGCTGACCGTCGTCGCGGTCAGCTGGGGCTGGCCAGGATGGTTGCTGACAGCCACCATCTTCCTGCTGGCCGGCGCGTTCGTCCCGGTTGTCGTCCGGTGGAGCCAGCGGTCAGACAGCGACGGGCCGCAGCAGGTCGCGAAGCTGGCGGGCAGCGGCGAAGCCGGCCCGGTTGCCGCCGATCGTGCTGGCTGA
- a CDS encoding FAD-dependent oxidoreductase produces the protein MKRTQVVVIGAGQAGLSAAYHLVRLGFTRYDGVVVLDRNPAPGGAWQHRWDSLTMHDVHGIANLPGVAVPESSDDERANDFVPRYFADYEARFDLPVVRPVVVRSVRRDGDRFELTTDQDTCQAEAIVNATGTWNRPFVPWYPGIETFEGRQLHTSDYDGAEKFAGQRVLVVGGGASAVQLLAEISEYADTRWVTRRPPEWRTPGTEFGPEIGRQIIAKVEERVRAGLPPKSVVAVTGLQLREQEQAAYRKGVYTRLPMFSRITPGGVEWADGRSEAFDAILWATGFRADLAHLARLQLREPSGGIRMDGTHTVLEPRVHLIGYGPSASTIGGNRAGFAAARQLRDLLRPVAV, from the coding sequence GTGAAGCGGACCCAGGTGGTGGTGATCGGAGCCGGCCAGGCCGGGCTCTCCGCGGCGTACCACCTGGTCCGGCTGGGCTTCACCCGGTACGACGGGGTGGTGGTCCTCGACCGCAACCCCGCGCCGGGTGGCGCCTGGCAACACCGCTGGGACTCACTCACGATGCACGACGTGCACGGCATCGCGAACCTGCCCGGCGTCGCAGTACCGGAGAGCTCCGACGACGAGCGGGCCAACGACTTCGTACCCCGGTACTTCGCGGACTACGAAGCCAGATTCGACCTTCCCGTGGTCCGGCCGGTGGTCGTGCGGAGCGTGCGGCGCGACGGTGACCGCTTCGAGCTGACGACCGACCAGGACACCTGTCAGGCCGAGGCGATCGTCAACGCCACCGGCACCTGGAACCGCCCGTTCGTGCCCTGGTATCCCGGCATCGAGACGTTCGAGGGCCGGCAGTTGCACACCTCCGACTACGACGGCGCCGAAAAGTTCGCGGGACAGCGCGTGCTGGTCGTCGGCGGAGGCGCCTCGGCCGTCCAGTTGCTCGCCGAGATCTCGGAGTACGCCGACACCAGGTGGGTGACCCGCCGGCCGCCCGAGTGGCGAACGCCCGGTACGGAGTTCGGGCCGGAGATCGGGCGCCAGATCATCGCCAAGGTGGAGGAACGCGTACGCGCGGGGCTACCGCCGAAGAGCGTGGTCGCGGTGACGGGACTGCAGTTGCGCGAGCAGGAGCAGGCGGCGTACCGGAAGGGTGTCTACACGCGGCTGCCGATGTTCAGCCGGATCACCCCCGGCGGTGTCGAGTGGGCCGACGGGCGGTCCGAGGCCTTCGACGCGATCCTGTGGGCGACCGGCTTCCGCGCCGACCTGGCGCACCTGGCGCGGTTGCAGCTGCGCGAGCCTTCCGGAGGCATCCGGATGGACGGCACCCACACTGTCCTCGAGCCCCGCGTGCACCTGATCGGCTACGGCCCCTCAGCCAGCACGATCGGCGGCAACCGGGCCGGCTTCGCCGCTGCCCGCCAGCTTCGCGACCTGCTGCGGCCCGTCGCTGTCTGA
- a CDS encoding precorrin-2 C(20)-methyltransferase: protein MTGRLWGVGLGPGDPELVTVKAARLIGDADVIAYHSARHGRSIARAVAAPYLREGQVEELLRYPLTTETTDHPGGYQGAMDDFYAECAERLAAHLDAGRNVVVLAEGDPLFYGSYMHMHKRLTDRYDCEVVPGVTSVSAAAAVLGRPLCERDEILTILPGTLPPEVLAERLRTTDAAAVMKLGRTFTGVREAFEQSGRAGEAWYVERATTDAQRTAPLTDVDPDSVPYFSLALLPSPINNPAPVPAPVQTATEGSVTVVGLGPAGPEWMTPQVRSAIAEADDVIGYGPYVDRLPDRARQRKHSSDNKVESERAAFALDLARKGSRVVVVSSGDPGVFAMASAVTEVASAPEYADLAVSILPGMTAAQAVASRVGAPLGHDYCVLSLSDRLKPWEIIAARLTAAAAADLAIAIYNPASKSRTWQVGATRDLLLEHRAPTTPVVIGRDVGGPAESITVTTLAELDPEQVDMRCLLLIGSSQTLTVDRPAGSLVFTPRRYPAGPAEDR from the coding sequence ATGACCGGACGGCTCTGGGGTGTCGGGCTCGGCCCGGGCGACCCCGAACTCGTGACCGTGAAGGCGGCCCGGCTGATCGGCGACGCGGACGTCATCGCGTACCACAGCGCCCGGCACGGCCGCAGCATCGCGCGAGCGGTGGCAGCGCCGTACCTGCGCGAAGGGCAGGTCGAGGAGCTGCTCCGCTATCCGCTGACCACGGAGACGACCGATCACCCCGGTGGCTACCAGGGCGCGATGGACGACTTCTACGCCGAGTGCGCGGAGCGGCTGGCCGCGCATCTCGACGCCGGCCGCAACGTCGTCGTACTGGCCGAGGGCGACCCGTTGTTCTACGGCTCCTACATGCACATGCACAAACGCCTCACCGACCGCTACGACTGCGAGGTCGTGCCCGGCGTGACCTCGGTGAGCGCGGCGGCCGCCGTCCTCGGCCGGCCGCTGTGCGAGCGCGACGAGATCCTCACCATCCTGCCCGGCACGCTGCCGCCCGAGGTGCTGGCCGAGCGGTTGCGGACCACGGACGCGGCCGCGGTGATGAAACTGGGCCGCACCTTCACCGGGGTCCGCGAGGCCTTCGAGCAGTCCGGCCGGGCCGGCGAGGCCTGGTACGTCGAACGCGCGACCACCGACGCCCAGCGCACCGCGCCGCTGACCGACGTCGACCCGGACTCGGTGCCGTACTTCTCCCTCGCCCTGCTGCCCAGCCCGATCAACAACCCGGCACCGGTCCCGGCGCCCGTCCAGACCGCCACTGAGGGTTCAGTCACGGTGGTGGGTCTGGGACCGGCGGGGCCGGAGTGGATGACGCCGCAGGTCCGCTCGGCGATCGCCGAGGCCGACGACGTGATCGGCTACGGCCCGTACGTCGACCGGCTGCCCGACCGCGCTCGGCAGCGCAAGCACAGCTCGGACAACAAGGTCGAGTCCGAACGCGCCGCCTTCGCCCTCGACCTGGCCCGCAAGGGCTCGCGGGTGGTCGTCGTCTCCTCCGGCGATCCCGGCGTGTTCGCGATGGCGAGCGCGGTCACGGAGGTCGCCTCCGCACCGGAGTACGCCGATCTCGCCGTCAGCATTTTGCCCGGGATGACAGCGGCCCAGGCCGTGGCGAGCCGCGTCGGCGCACCGCTCGGCCACGACTACTGCGTGCTGTCCCTGTCGGACCGGCTCAAGCCGTGGGAGATCATCGCTGCCCGCCTGACCGCGGCAGCAGCAGCCGACCTGGCCATCGCCATCTACAACCCGGCCTCGAAGTCGCGGACCTGGCAGGTCGGCGCCACTCGCGACCTGCTGCTGGAGCACCGCGCTCCGACCACTCCGGTGGTGATCGGGCGCGATGTCGGCGGTCCGGCGGAGTCGATCACGGTCACCACGCTCGCCGAGCTCGACCCGGAGCAGGTCGACATGCGCTGCCTGCTGCTGATCGGCTCGTCGCAGACCCTGACGGTGGACCGGCCGGCCGGCTCGCTGGTCTTCACTCCGCGCCGCTACCCCGCCGGGCCGGCAGAGGATCGTTAA
- a CDS encoding precorrin-8X methylmutase — MKEQYEYVADGAEIYRRSFAAIREEAALDGLPGDVAQVAVRMIHACGMTDLVRDLAWSGGVVTAARTALRSGAPILCDATMVAAGITRKRLPAGNEVICTLGDPSVPELARKLQTTRSAAAIDLWTDRLAGSVVAIGNAPTTLFRLLELIRDGAPRPAAVLGIPVGFIGAAESKEALAANDLGLEYLVVRGRRGGSAITAAAVNAIASEEE, encoded by the coding sequence GTGAAAGAGCAGTACGAGTACGTGGCCGACGGCGCGGAGATCTACCGGCGGTCGTTCGCCGCGATCCGCGAGGAGGCGGCGCTGGACGGGCTGCCGGGTGACGTGGCTCAGGTCGCGGTGCGGATGATCCACGCCTGTGGGATGACCGATCTCGTCCGGGACCTGGCCTGGTCCGGCGGCGTGGTGACGGCTGCCCGAACCGCCTTGCGGAGTGGCGCGCCGATCCTGTGCGACGCGACCATGGTCGCGGCCGGGATCACCCGCAAGCGGCTGCCGGCCGGCAACGAGGTGATCTGCACGTTGGGCGATCCCTCGGTGCCGGAGCTCGCCAGGAAGCTGCAGACCACCCGCAGCGCCGCCGCGATCGATCTGTGGACCGACCGGCTGGCCGGTTCGGTGGTTGCTATCGGCAACGCTCCGACCACGTTGTTCCGGCTGCTCGAACTGATCCGCGACGGCGCGCCCCGGCCGGCCGCGGTACTGGGCATCCCGGTCGGTTTCATCGGCGCCGCCGAGTCCAAAGAGGCCTTGGCCGCCAACGACCTGGGGCTGGAGTACCTGGTCGTCCGCGGCCGCCGGGGTGGCAGCGCGATCACCGCTGCCGCCGTCAACGCGATTGCGAGCGAGGAAGAATGA
- a CDS encoding precorrin-3B synthase yields the protein MHEAADGGLARVRLPGGVLSAEQLRVLIAAAVGLGDGHLELTSRANVQLRALQPGAPIELSDRLYAAGLLPSISHERVRNILASPLAGLDQHSQYDVLPLATELDQLLCAQPALAELPGRFLFALDDGRGDLVTAKADVAVRMVDGSRGELVLAGVGTGVLVEAGRVAGVMVAAAEAFLVERAEQRSEAWRLGELVEGAQRVLGRLGFERVATAGLDAGSSAAGSAVAGVFGERSDVLVAAVPLGVLAAEQAEALAEVAGRGGLRVTPWRSVVVGGVADAERAVRRLMATGLVLEASSPWNGVTSCAGRPGCAKSLADVRGDARRVVPAWTAGRRVVHWSGCERRCGRPGGKFVDVVALAGGGYSVDGVAMTVDEVRA from the coding sequence GTGCACGAGGCCGCTGACGGCGGGCTCGCCCGCGTGCGGCTCCCCGGCGGCGTACTGAGCGCGGAGCAGCTGCGGGTGCTGATCGCGGCGGCGGTGGGGCTCGGCGACGGGCACCTGGAGCTGACTTCACGAGCGAACGTGCAGCTCCGGGCGCTGCAGCCGGGTGCGCCGATCGAGCTGTCGGATCGGCTGTATGCGGCTGGGCTGCTCCCGTCGATCAGCCACGAGCGGGTGCGCAACATCCTCGCCTCGCCTCTCGCCGGGCTCGACCAGCACAGCCAGTACGACGTACTGCCGCTGGCGACCGAGCTGGATCAGTTGCTGTGCGCTCAGCCTGCGCTGGCCGAGTTGCCTGGGCGGTTCCTGTTCGCGCTGGACGACGGGCGCGGCGATCTGGTGACTGCGAAGGCTGATGTGGCCGTGCGGATGGTTGACGGCTCTCGGGGTGAGCTGGTGCTCGCTGGAGTCGGTACCGGAGTACTGGTGGAGGCTGGGCGGGTAGCTGGGGTGATGGTTGCTGCGGCGGAGGCGTTCCTGGTGGAGCGTGCCGAGCAGCGGTCTGAGGCTTGGCGGCTTGGCGAGCTGGTGGAGGGGGCGCAGCGGGTTTTGGGGCGGCTGGGATTCGAGAGAGTAGCCACTGCGGGACTGGACGCTGGTTCTTCGGCGGCGGGAAGTGCCGTAGCTGGAGTCTTTGGGGAGCGGTCTGACGTGCTGGTTGCTGCTGTGCCGCTGGGTGTGTTGGCTGCCGAGCAGGCGGAGGCGCTGGCTGAGGTGGCTGGGCGGGGCGGGCTGCGGGTCACGCCGTGGCGGTCTGTGGTGGTGGGTGGCGTGGCTGACGCTGAGCGCGCGGTACGGCGGTTGATGGCGACCGGCTTGGTACTGGAGGCGTCTTCGCCCTGGAACGGCGTCACCTCGTGCGCGGGGCGGCCGGGATGTGCGAAATCCCTGGCTGATGTGCGCGGGGACGCCAGGCGCGTAGTACCGGCGTGGACGGCCGGGCGGCGGGTAGTGCACTGGTCCGGGTGTGAGCGGCGGTGCGGGCGGCCCGGTGGGAAGTTCGTGGACGTGGTGGCGCTCGCGGGTGGCGGCTACTCGGTTGATGGGGTCGCGATGACTGTTGACGAAGTGAGGGCGTAG
- a CDS encoding N(5)-(carboxyethyl)ornithine synthase — protein sequence MKQSTLGVIGRSRKENEHRLAIHPHHLERIDEDLRQRIFLESGYGERFGVSDAELSRSVAGVLDRDQLIATTDIVLLPKPQPEDLAEFRTGQVLWGWPHCVQDDKMTQLAIDRELTLIAFEAMNHWAADGGFNLHVFHKNNELAGYCSVLHSLEMIGSTGDYGRRLNAAVIGFGATARGAVTALAAHGIHDVDVLTGRGVAAVGAPIHSARMIQFDHDEADDSSDPRRSHALIDDERVPLAGFLAQHDIVVNCVLQDPDAPLTFLIEEDLAQFAPGSLIVDVSCDLAMGFSWARPTSFAEPTFTVGDNVTYYAVDHTPSYLWNSASWEISEALLPYVRTVLDGPEAWHADTTIDRAIEIEGGRIRNPGILSFQQRSPEYPHEHL from the coding sequence GTGAAGCAGTCAACGCTCGGCGTCATCGGCCGTTCCCGCAAGGAGAACGAGCATCGGCTGGCGATTCATCCGCACCACCTGGAGCGCATCGACGAGGACCTGCGGCAGCGCATCTTCCTCGAGTCCGGGTACGGCGAACGTTTCGGCGTGTCCGACGCGGAACTGTCCCGGTCGGTCGCCGGCGTGCTCGACCGCGACCAGCTGATCGCGACCACCGACATCGTGCTGCTGCCCAAGCCGCAGCCCGAGGACCTGGCCGAGTTCCGCACCGGACAGGTGCTGTGGGGCTGGCCGCACTGTGTCCAGGACGACAAGATGACGCAGCTCGCGATCGACCGGGAGCTGACCCTGATCGCCTTCGAGGCGATGAACCACTGGGCCGCCGACGGCGGCTTCAACCTGCACGTCTTCCACAAGAACAACGAGCTGGCCGGCTACTGCTCGGTGCTGCACTCGCTGGAGATGATCGGCTCGACCGGCGACTACGGCCGCCGGCTCAACGCGGCGGTGATCGGCTTCGGCGCGACCGCGCGGGGAGCGGTGACCGCGCTGGCCGCGCACGGCATCCACGACGTCGACGTGCTGACCGGGCGCGGGGTGGCGGCGGTCGGTGCGCCGATCCACTCGGCGCGGATGATCCAGTTCGACCACGACGAGGCCGACGACTCCTCCGACCCGCGCCGCAGTCACGCCCTGATCGACGACGAGCGGGTGCCGCTGGCGGGGTTCCTGGCCCAGCACGACATCGTGGTGAACTGCGTACTGCAGGACCCGGACGCGCCGCTGACCTTCCTGATCGAGGAGGACCTCGCGCAGTTCGCGCCCGGCAGCCTGATCGTCGACGTCTCCTGCGACCTGGCGATGGGCTTCAGCTGGGCCCGGCCGACCAGCTTCGCCGAACCGACCTTCACGGTCGGCGACAACGTCACCTACTACGCCGTCGACCACACCCCGTCGTACCTGTGGAACTCGGCCAGCTGGGAGATCAGCGAGGCGTTGCTGCCCTACGTGCGGACCGTGCTCGACGGCCCGGAGGCCTGGCACGCCGACACCACGATCGACCGCGCCATCGAGATCGAGGGCGGCCGGATCCGCAACCCCGGCATCCTCTCCTTCCAGCAGCGCTCCCCCGAGTACCCGCACGAGCACCTCTGA
- a CDS encoding TMEM175 family protein → MSRNPDRLVLFTDAVVAIAITLLILPLVEVVTESRGEGLDAQAVISEHLPQIYGFLLSFVVISRFWLTHHRMFEHVKAYNSRLVQLNMVWLLCIVVLPFPTEIVGTYPSTRFTAGLYIGALLALSICQLGLTLLIRNHRELEQESNPVSRDEVIGAYGFTVFSAVALLLAVLVPGIKFYALLVLILTAFDNRIIRWFSTRSAQQAQQ, encoded by the coding sequence ATGTCGAGAAACCCCGACCGGCTGGTGCTGTTCACCGATGCGGTGGTGGCGATCGCGATCACCCTGCTGATCCTGCCGCTGGTCGAAGTGGTGACCGAGTCGCGGGGTGAGGGGCTGGACGCGCAGGCGGTGATCAGTGAGCACCTGCCGCAGATCTACGGGTTCCTGCTCAGTTTCGTGGTGATCTCGCGCTTCTGGCTGACCCATCACCGGATGTTCGAGCACGTGAAGGCGTACAACTCGCGGCTGGTCCAGCTGAACATGGTCTGGCTGCTGTGCATCGTGGTGCTGCCGTTCCCGACCGAGATCGTCGGCACCTACCCGAGCACGAGGTTCACCGCCGGGCTCTACATCGGCGCGTTGCTTGCCCTGAGCATCTGTCAGCTCGGGCTGACGCTGCTGATCCGCAACCACCGGGAACTCGAGCAGGAGTCGAACCCGGTCAGCAGGGACGAGGTGATCGGCGCCTACGGCTTCACGGTCTTCAGCGCGGTGGCCCTGCTGCTCGCCGTCCTCGTCCCGGGCATCAAGTTCTACGCGCTCCTCGTGCTGATCCTCACCGCGTTCGACAACAGGATCATCCGGTGGTTCAGCACGAGGAGCGCGCAGCAGGCTCAGCAGTAG
- a CDS encoding chitinase, with protein MKLPRFLRALPVLATVGAALSLLITAPAEAQVTAPTAIQACNYPNWVAGASYVPGNVVKYTNGQYYVAEHANPGYDPVISTWFWNPFPCSDGGNPAPACNYPNWVAGANYVTGNIVKYTNGQYYIAEHANPGYDPVVSTWYWEPYSCDGGGTPPAGGFPVSEAQFNSMFPNRNSFYSYAGLINALGAYPGFANTGDDATKKREAAAFLANVNHETGGLVYIKEINEANYPHYCDYGRPYGCPAGQASYYGRGPIQLSWNFNYKAAGDALGIDLLGNPWLVEQNSAIAWKTGLWYWNTQTGPGTMTPHNAIVNGAGFGETIRSINGSIECNGGNPAQVQARVSAYQRFTQALGVSPGNNLYC; from the coding sequence ATGAAGCTGCCCCGTTTCCTGCGCGCTCTGCCGGTCCTCGCGACCGTCGGAGCAGCGCTGTCTCTGCTGATCACCGCCCCCGCCGAAGCACAGGTCACGGCGCCCACCGCGATCCAGGCCTGCAACTACCCGAACTGGGTGGCCGGCGCCAGCTACGTCCCCGGCAACGTCGTGAAGTACACGAACGGCCAGTACTACGTCGCCGAACACGCCAACCCCGGCTACGACCCGGTCATCAGCACCTGGTTCTGGAACCCGTTCCCCTGCAGCGACGGCGGCAACCCCGCCCCGGCCTGCAACTACCCGAACTGGGTCGCCGGCGCCAACTACGTCACCGGCAACATCGTGAAGTACACCAACGGCCAGTACTACATCGCCGAACACGCCAACCCCGGCTACGACCCCGTGGTCTCCACCTGGTACTGGGAGCCCTACTCCTGTGACGGCGGCGGAACCCCGCCCGCCGGCGGCTTCCCGGTGAGCGAGGCGCAGTTCAACTCGATGTTCCCGAACCGGAACTCGTTCTACAGCTACGCCGGCCTGATCAACGCGCTGGGCGCCTACCCGGGCTTCGCGAACACCGGCGACGACGCCACCAAGAAGCGTGAGGCCGCTGCCTTCCTGGCGAACGTCAACCACGAGACCGGCGGGCTGGTCTACATCAAGGAGATCAACGAGGCGAACTACCCGCACTACTGCGACTACGGCCGCCCTTACGGCTGCCCCGCCGGACAGGCGTCGTACTACGGCCGTGGCCCGATCCAGCTGAGCTGGAACTTCAACTACAAGGCCGCGGGTGACGCGCTCGGCATCGACCTGCTCGGCAACCCCTGGCTGGTCGAGCAGAACTCGGCGATCGCCTGGAAGACCGGGCTCTGGTACTGGAACACCCAGACCGGACCGGGCACGATGACGCCGCACAACGCGATCGTCAACGGCGCCGGCTTCGGCGAGACCATTCGCAGTATCAACGGCTCGATCGAGTGCAACGGCGGCAACCCCGCCCAGGTGCAGGCCCGGGTCAGCGCCTACCAGCGCTTCACCCAGGCACTCGGCGTCTCGCCGGGCAACAACCTCTACTGCTGA
- the cobF gene encoding precorrin-6A synthase (deacetylating), which yields MMEMKVIGVGAGDPDHVTIQAVKVLQRVDVFFVLDKGEVKQQLVDVRAEILRRHAGEREYRVVFGRDPERDRGSDAYVESVDDWRRRRADVCAELIAAELRDGQVGAFLVWGDPSLYDSTLAILDDIVARGELDFEIEVVPGISSVSALAARHRIGLNQVGRPFQVTTGRQLAKSWPDAVDDVVVMLDAQTAFTRHVDQDADIYWGAYLGTPDELLISGPLAEVSGQIVEARAEARRNKGWIMDTYLLRRLRKELPKDL from the coding sequence ATGATGGAGATGAAGGTGATCGGGGTGGGGGCCGGCGATCCGGATCACGTCACGATCCAGGCCGTGAAGGTGCTGCAGCGGGTCGACGTGTTCTTCGTGCTCGACAAGGGCGAGGTCAAACAGCAGCTGGTGGACGTCCGTGCGGAGATTTTGCGCCGGCACGCCGGCGAGCGGGAGTACCGGGTCGTCTTCGGGCGGGATCCCGAGCGCGACCGGGGCAGCGACGCCTACGTCGAGTCGGTCGACGACTGGCGCCGGCGCCGCGCGGACGTCTGCGCGGAGCTGATCGCCGCCGAACTGCGGGACGGCCAGGTGGGCGCCTTCCTCGTATGGGGTGACCCGTCCCTGTACGACAGCACGCTGGCGATCCTCGACGACATCGTTGCCCGCGGTGAACTGGACTTCGAGATCGAGGTCGTTCCCGGCATCAGCAGCGTCTCGGCACTCGCGGCCCGGCACCGGATCGGCCTCAACCAGGTGGGCCGGCCGTTCCAGGTCACCACCGGCCGGCAACTGGCGAAGAGCTGGCCGGACGCCGTCGACGACGTCGTGGTCATGCTCGACGCGCAGACCGCCTTCACCCGGCACGTCGACCAGGACGCCGACATCTACTGGGGTGCCTATCTCGGCACTCCGGACGAACTGCTGATCTCCGGGCCACTGGCCGAGGTGTCCGGCCAGATCGTCGAAGCGCGCGCGGAAGCGCGCCGGAACAAGGGCTGGATCATGGACACGTATCTGCTCCGCCGACTCCGGAAAGAATTACCAAAGGATCTTTAG
- a CDS encoding DNA alkylation repair protein: MPTAEEMLGTASVVALGSCLRAVAPSLELTAVHAAPGRLAGAAFSERGRLVRDALLADLPPGYAPLEKIFRTALDDPRFTGWMIWPVTEAVAVRAVAGEAGEFEAGLELLSELTSRLTGEFALRTFLTADLDRTLAVVAEWTGHPDEHVRRLASEGTRARLPWAKRVPGLIERPEVTRPILEALRRDESEYVRRSVANHLNDLSRLDPALAVSIAGDWLSSPAPTTERLVRHALRTLIKAANPEALALLGFEPPAGLVVEGPLLAVPAVAVGESLSFEFTAHNQGPESLLLAIDYVVHHVKANGTLTPKVFKLTTRTLAPGESATITKLHSFKPISTRRYYPGEHALELQINGRPFGRSTFTLTTHLEIAP; the protein is encoded by the coding sequence GTGCCCACTGCGGAAGAAATGCTCGGTACTGCGTCCGTGGTTGCTCTGGGCAGCTGCCTGCGCGCGGTCGCGCCCTCGCTGGAGCTGACTGCCGTTCACGCGGCGCCCGGCCGGCTGGCCGGTGCGGCGTTCAGTGAGCGCGGGCGGCTGGTCCGCGATGCGCTGCTGGCCGACCTGCCACCGGGGTACGCGCCGCTGGAGAAGATCTTCCGTACGGCGCTCGACGATCCGCGGTTCACCGGCTGGATGATCTGGCCGGTCACGGAGGCGGTCGCCGTTCGCGCTGTCGCGGGGGAGGCCGGGGAGTTCGAGGCCGGGCTGGAACTGCTGTCCGAGCTGACGTCCCGGCTGACCGGGGAGTTCGCGCTGCGGACCTTCCTGACGGCGGATCTGGACCGCACCCTCGCAGTGGTCGCCGAGTGGACCGGCCATCCTGATGAGCACGTCCGCCGGCTGGCGAGTGAAGGCACCCGGGCGCGGTTGCCGTGGGCCAAGCGCGTTCCTGGCCTGATCGAGCGGCCCGAGGTGACGCGGCCGATCCTCGAAGCGCTGCGCCGCGACGAATCGGAGTACGTACGCCGCTCCGTCGCCAACCACCTGAACGATCTCAGCCGCCTGGATCCCGCGCTCGCCGTCTCGATCGCGGGCGACTGGCTGTCCTCGCCGGCGCCGACCACCGAGCGGCTCGTGCGTCACGCCCTCCGCACCCTGATCAAGGCCGCGAACCCAGAAGCCCTTGCGTTGCTGGGATTCGAGCCGCCCGCCGGTCTGGTGGTCGAAGGCCCGCTGCTCGCCGTACCGGCGGTGGCGGTGGGGGAGTCGCTGAGCTTCGAGTTCACCGCTCACAACCAGGGGCCGGAGTCGTTGCTCCTGGCCATCGACTACGTCGTCCACCACGTCAAGGCGAACGGCACCCTGACGCCGAAGGTCTTCAAGCTGACCACCCGCACCCTGGCGCCGGGCGAGTCGGCCACGATCACCAAGCTGCACTCGTTCAAGCCGATCTCCACCCGCCGCTACTATCCGGGCGAGCACGCGCTGGAACTCCAGATCAACGGCCGTCCCTTCGGCCGCTCCACCTTCACCCTCACCACCCACCTGGAGATCGCTCCCTGA